The window AATATCCCGTGAATGCAACATACAGAAGTACACCAAAGGCCCATGTATCCATGCTGGGTCGCAAGACTAAAGCTTCATAGCTTTGCAATTGACACAGCTCTGGGGACATGTAGGGAATGATGTGTGACATTGATGACACGAGGGTACCGATGGCTTGTGTCAGGCCGAAATCACTCAATTTAATATGGAAGCAGTCTTTGTCCATGAGTAACACATTATCTGGTTTTAAGTCTCTGTGCACCAGTGAGTGATCGTGCATATATTCTAATGCACTGGTTAACTGTACCGCACAACGCTTCACCATCACTTCTGGAATTCCAACCTGGAAAAGAAGAAACCATTAGATACATGCTGCCTTAATTAGAGAATGTGGCAAACTGAGAGGAAGGGCTGCTCTGCTTTGTTTTTCACCACTCTAAATCGGTAAGCATTTTACTACATACAGCAAACACCTCTTGACTTTTGTGACTACAGCTCTGACTGGTGGAAGCCGCTGATATCTATTGCTGGAAGTCTGAGAGCCTCGTTCAGTGTCTTCTACACTTATATTGAGAAGTGACTTCCAGTCTGCCCGGCAAACACTGCAACAATTCAGCCAGTAACCACTCCGGTCACGTGGTGCAAAGGAAGAACGGGATAAGCAATGGGAATAGCAGAAGATGGCTATTCTGTGTTTTACTAAATACAGAGAACGTGCCTTACTGATAACTATCTAGTGGTGAAATAAAGAACCCAGAGTGGTAAATTTAATTTAGAATACGGATTTCCAACTGACTCTATAGTTCAGTGTTCCCCCAACTAAAgttctcaagagccaccaacagtgcatgttttctgtATTTCTGTAGTAATTGTATATGTGATTTAATTAGCTGAACAGATGGTAATTCCACCCGTGCAATACCACTGAAATCATGATCTGGGGTTGGTGCACACTGTTATTAGGAATTGTGCATCCACTAGTGCAATGTGCCAAAAGAGGCAATAAGGAGTCTTGAAAGAACTAGGGGTTGCAGGTTGGAGAACACTTTTCTAGGTATCTAAATCAGCTGTAAAAATGAGAAATGCCACTCCTTACCACACGtcagaatatttaaaaaaaaatctctgccCAAGATTCTACAGCTACATATTCAAAAACACTTTGTGATTGTGAAATGCTTACACTGGGTTTGATTAGCGAATGGAGAGTTCCAGCAGGGGCCAAATCCTGAGTCAGGACATAGAAATACTCCGAGTCCACGTAGATTGGGTGGGTGAAGATGATCCCTTCGTGACCCGATAAGGTGATGGACACACAAAGCTCATGGAGGAAACTTTGTTCCTTTGTCTTCCTCTTCTTCATTAGTTTAAGGGCCACGTGAGTTCctgattttaaaaaaattgtttagatgaaataaaattaaaaacaaaaacaaatacgaAGTAGAGAATGGGTCTTATTTTAAATATTGGTATTTAACCTCTTATTACATATATATTCCTTGAGCTCATATTAGTTTTGGAGCACTAAGTGACCTATGTCATGCTGATCACACGGTTCAGCTTCTGTATTGGTGTGATCATCTGCAGGAGCCTGAGCAATTATACACAACCCGGCTGTAACTGAGTACTGATGACCTCCCGATCCTCGCAATTTTACCCGTGATATGCAGCTGTCAGCTGTGTCAGAGGCCCATGGGCTGCTGGTGATGGCGCTCCTCATCGGCCACCCTGTAGGGCAATGGTAGATGGCGGTAGGTGTCTATAG is drawn from Anomaloglossus baeobatrachus isolate aAnoBae1 chromosome 3, aAnoBae1.hap1, whole genome shotgun sequence and contains these coding sequences:
- the LOC142297373 gene encoding serine/threonine-protein kinase SBK1-like translates to MEATGSFQLPKTSEKDFQILETLGSGTYGRVVMAMEKKTGTHVALKLMKKRKTKEQSFLHELCVSITLSGHEGIIFTHPIYVDSEYFYVLTQDLAPAGTLHSLIKPSVGIPEVMVKRCAVQLTSALEYMHDHSLVHRDLKPDNVLLMDKDCFHIKLSDFGLTQAIGTLVSSMSHIIPYMSPELCQLQSYEALVLRPSMDTWAFGVLLYVAFTGYFPWERAAKTILCSKILSSGNVLETKQPRQDIGPNVPLKHKNYFMPCSLKTPPSGVQ